From the Candidatus Hinthialibacter antarcticus genome, the window AGGAAGTTCTTCGTCCAAACGAATCCATTGGTTGTTGCCGCCGCCGCTTAACCATTCGATGCGGCCGTTCACAGCCCGCGCGGTGCCGCCGCCGAAGTCGATCCATTCCGGCCAGGCTTCCCACGGCAGGTCGCTGCTGGGGTTGTTGAAGTTATTACTATAGTTAAACAAGTTTTGTGATGTATAACTCAAGACAAAGTTGTCAACATAATGTACGCCCGAGTCGCCGCCGTCATGGTTATTACCTAACTGAATAAAACGCTCGCCTTCGCCAAACTCAGGGAAGTCGCGTTCGTCAACTAAAATCCAGCCGCCTTCGCCCCGGTCTTTATACAAGAACACGACATGGTCGCCGCTTACTTCAAAACGCAACCGGTGCGGTGCAGCGCCAACCGGTTCGGTCATATCAATCGGACCGCCCGTAGGGATGGTATCGGCGCCATTAAAGTAGTGGGTATTGGCGCGTAAGAAGTAATTGTGGCGCTCAAAAATGCTTTCGTCGACTTTCACCGCAGGCCAGACCGAAAAACGCGCATTGACATCCGCCGGATGGAAGAAGTCAAATTCAAACGTATAGGTGTCAGGCAACGCTTGATTCAGCCGAATCCATTGGTTGTTGCCGCCGCCGTTCGTCCATTCGATGCGCCCATTGACGGCGCGCGCCGTACCGCCGCCAAAGTCGACCCATTCAGGCCATGCTTCCCCCGGTAGTTCGCTGCTGGGGTTTTCAAAATCGTTTTGATATTGAACTGCGGCTTGCGCCCCCCATGAGGCTCCTAAGATAACGAGACACACGAACACAAAATTCCAACTAAGTCGTTTCATTGCTATTCCTCCCAATAAGGTATGTCGATCTCAAAAAAATGACGTAATTGCAACTATATAGAAATAAATGAGTCATTTCAAGAATAATTTCATGTTGTCCGTTAAATAGCCAAAACTTCTCATAAATAGCCAAAACTTCTCACAATCCATTGTCGCGCTTGAATCTTTTTGGTAATTTAAACGCAAATAAATTGCGTTGCTCTCATTTTTTAGCGCCCATACATTACAAAAAAGGCTCAGAAATCAATGAATAAAAATAGTTCTTTTCTATTTCCTCAAATTCTATTCCTGCTAATCATGGTTCCTATCGCAGAAAGCCGTGAATTTGATCTCACGAAATTCCATGACAAGACACTTGCATTAGAGAACCCGCATAAAGGTTGGTATCACCACTTCCCCGACAACCATATTAACAAATATCAGATTAAAGATGACTCGCATCTATTGAACTTCCCCGGCATGGACCACATCTACATCCGCCTGTCGTGGGCGTATCTCGAGCCGCAAGAGGGAAAATACAACTGGGAGACCATCGACTCCATCATCAATAAATGGAAACAACACGGCCTCGGCTACTCGTTCCGCATCAGTTGCAAGGAAACCTCCACCGACCGCATCGAACAGCAGTTCGCCACGCCCAAATGGGTCATGCAAGCCGGAGCCGAAGGCGGCTATTTCCGCAGCGGCGAAGAAGTCGGCGACGACGGCCCCTGGGAGCCCAATTTTGACGACCCTGTCTATTTAGATAAACTCGACCATTTTCTCGCGGCGTTTGCGGAGCGCTACGACGGCGCCCCCGGGCTGCGCTACATCGACGTCGGCAGCATCGGCGATTGGGGCGAAGGACACACCCATTCGGGCAGCCGCAAGCAATACAATTTTGAGCAGCGCAAAAAACACATCGACTTATATGCAAACCATTTCAAGAAAACGCAAGTCATTGCCACCGATGATTTTGTCTATAGCGTTCCCGACTTGGACGAACGCAAAAAAATGCACGAATACGTTGTCAGCAAGGGCCTTTCTTATCGCGACGACAGCATTCTGGTCGATTGGTATATCACGGCGAATTCAGATACATACACCGTACGAAGCCCCGAATATTTCGACGCCGTCTATCGAAAAACGCCGACGGTCTTCGAACTGGAACACTACAGCGGCGTCAAGCGGCAAGGCAACTGGACGCCGACGCCTGGCTCGTCATTAGATCAATTTGGCGAGGGCAAACTGGGGGCGGATTATTTTCGCGGCGCATTGGAATTGCTTCACGCGACTTACATTGGCTACCACGGCGACGCCCACGACTGGCTGAGCGACAACCCTGAATTGACCGTGGAGTTACTGAACCAATGCGGCTATTGGTATTTTTTAAACCGAGTTGAGACGCCGGATATTTTCACGGTCGGTCAAGAAAACGAAATTCGTATTGAATGGAAAAACAAAGGCGTCGCACCCGCATATCATCCATACAAACTCATGCTTCGTTTTGAAGGAGGCGGGACATTTGGATTTGAACTTGATGCAGGAAATCTTGAATGGCTGCCAGACCAAACGGCTATCGTGGATTATGAAATCAACCTTCCCAAATCCTGCACCCCTGGAGAATACACGCTGAAACTCAAACTCTATTCGCCCGATGCGAAAGAAGACGTCAAGTTGGCGCTAGACCCAACCCTCATAGACAACGAAGGCTTTTACACAATCGGTAAAGTAACAATCGTTCATTTCGATGGGTGAGATTGTCCAACAAGCCTTCTCGCCCCACCATGACAACGATTCATTAAACCGTAGGGGCGCACCACGCTGCGCCCTATGGGGAGGGCGAGTCTCCCGACGAGCCGCGTAGTTACGCAACATTTTCTTTCAATCGCGGCTCACCAGGAGGTTCGCCCTCCCCAAATAATTACGGTGGTTTCTACACAACGACCCAGCCGTTGTCTTTGACGCTCTGTTGGATTGCGTCGATGACCTTCATGTTGTTGACCGCGTCTTCCATCGGCGTTGGAACGGGCTTGTTGTTGAGAATCGCGTCGGAAAACAGATCGCCTTGAATGGTATATTGGTCACAGATATCAAACACGATCTCTTTGATCTTTTCTGAATGCTGATGCCACATCTTGCAGGGGCGGTCAGGCGGCGCGTTGAAGGGAATCTCAATTTCGACGCGGCCTTGCGTCCCGTATAAGTTGACTCGTTGATACGTCTCCAACTGGGTCGCGCAAATAAACGACGCCATGCCTTGTTTAAAATCGAGTAGCGCCGATGACAATCGGTCTGACTTGAAGTTCTCATCCATTTCTAACTGTCCGCAAACCCGCGTCGGCTCATCGCCGAAAATAAAGCGCGACAGCGAGATGCAATAACATCCGATATCCATGAGTCCGCCGCCGCCTTCGACGCCAGGCATGTTGCGCACGTTTTTTGGATCAAGATTGTGATAGGTGAAGACAGACTGAATCGCCTTCAGTTCGCCGATGGAGCCGTTATCGACCAGTTCCTTCGCTTTGACCCATTGGGGATGATGGCGATACATGAAGGCTTCCATCACCTTGAGTTCAGGATGCGCCCTGGCGGCGTTGAGCAGGCGTTGCGCGTCGATTGCCGAAAGCCCGACCGGCTTTTCACACAGCACATGCTTGCCCGCTTCGAGCGCTTTGATCGACCATTCGACGTGAAGATGGTTGGGCAGCGGATTATAAATTACGTCGATGTCCGAATCTGCGAGCAGGTCTTCATACGAACCATAGGCCTTGGGGATTTCTAAATTCTTCGCAGCCGCTTTGGCTGTCTCAAGCGAACGCGAGGAGATTGCGTCAATCGTACAAAGTTGACATTGCTTCATCGCCGGAACGACTTTGGTTTGCGCAAAATTCGAAGTGCTTAAAACACCCCATCGAAGTTTTTTCATCATGACCTCAATTTGTATTTTGTTTCGCTATACGAATTGCGATTCCGTCATTTTTCACCAGGTGAAGATTCAATAGTGTGGTGGAATTGACTGGTTGTTTTGATATGGCGACTTTGGTGCGCGTGTTTAGTTGCTTGTCGGTTGAATACATCGTCGCCTCATATTGAACGCCCTCTTCTAAAAATGAAAGAGACGCGCGAATGTCGCGTGGAGTCGCGGCGTTCATGCAGCCAATGAACCACTCGTCGCCGCTGCGCCGCGCCATCACGGCATATTCGCCAATCGCTGCGTCTAACACGCGGGTATCATCCCAGACGGTCGGGACCTGCGCGAAGAACTCGATCTCGCGGTTGTCTTCTTGCTCGATTTCTGCAGGCGAATCATACCAATAGACAAATTGCCAGGGGCTGTAAAAACAGACGGCTTTCGCCAATTGATAAGCATGGGATGCATTCTCGATCACGCGTGGATCATAGTAACAAATGGTATTATCGCCCGCACCCGCCAGCATACGGGTGAAGAAAATCGTTAGGGTTTGATCATTGGTCGGCTTGGTTTCGTCGCCGCGAATGCCTTCTTGCGTCATCAAATTCGGGTAGGTGCGCGAATAGCCCGTCGGGCGGTATTCGTCATGAATATCCACCATCAGCTGGTGGTCAGCCGCTTTGCGAACAGCGTCATGAAGCCAAGCGGTCCATTTTTGCGAACCGACATTGACGAAGCCGTATTTAACGCCCGCGATTCCCCATTTCTTGTAGAGCGGCAAAATCACATCGAGCTGCTTTTCTAGCGCCCGGCGATTGACGTACACGATTACGCCGATGTCTTTTTGTTTCGCATATTCAATTACTTTGTGCAAATCCAGCGGCCCCGGCGAACGGTCTGGGTCAACTGTGATCGTGGTCGCGTCGGAGGCGTCATCGTATTCAAGCCCATACCAACCTGCGTCAAATTCGATGTACTGCAAACCATTCCGCACAGCGAAATCCACGCAGGCCATTCCCCCCGTCGTCGTAAGCGAGGTTTCACGAATCACCTTGCCCGGCTTGATCCACGATGCGTCCTCAATTGCGCATGGATCATTCAGATTTAAAATCAAGTCATTATTTTCCAACAACGCGCCCGCCGATTCAGCGATCATCACCACCCGCCACGGCGTCCGGTACGGCGCCTCCGCGTGAACGTCGCTGCTCAGCGCAGTTATAACACCCGGCTGCCCTTCTCCGGTGGGATCAAACTTGGTTCGCGCATAATCAACCAGCCGCGCTTCGGCGAGAGAGACAAAGCAATCATCGCTGACTTGAACCGTCAAAGGACGCTCGCAACCGTTTTTGATTTTGGATATCGGGCGTTTCTCATATAGCCCTTGCGCGCTATACGTCGCCCAGGCGGGAGAATCGTTTTCAAATTTAAATTCGGTATTCTCGCTCTCAATGGTAAACGATTGCAGCGCATCCTGTTTGGGAAATTCATAACAAAACGCTACGCCTTCGTTATATACGCGAACATGAATATTGATTTTGCGATGCGGCTCATTTTTTTCAGCGACCGTAATTGTCAATTCGTTGTAGCGGTCGCGAACCTGGCTGCGCTCACCGTACACGGGCTTCCAAGTCGAATCTTGCAATTTCACGTCTGACGCAGAGACCGAAAGGTGTTCTTCAAACAACTCTTGCCCCGAAAACCGAAATGCGATTTGAGACGGGGCGATGATAACTTTTTCATTAGACTGAATCGCATAAAACAGACAATCCGATTGCGACCCGGTCGATTTTATGAAAAAATTTGCCTCAATCTCTCCATTAGGAGACGCGATCTCAACCGCTTGAATATTGGATGCAAAAAACAGACACAAGGTGCTGAACACACAAAACTTCATGGCAATTCCTTTTCTTGTTCATCATTTCAAAATATCCGAAAACCATAGCAAATTTCTTTGCATTTGTATATTTATACAGATTCAGGCTGCTTTTTGTATGAGTAGTAAAAAAATAATCCAAATCGGCCCGCGCCG encodes:
- a CDS encoding DUF4832 domain-containing protein encodes the protein MNKNSSFLFPQILFLLIMVPIAESREFDLTKFHDKTLALENPHKGWYHHFPDNHINKYQIKDDSHLLNFPGMDHIYIRLSWAYLEPQEGKYNWETIDSIINKWKQHGLGYSFRISCKETSTDRIEQQFATPKWVMQAGAEGGYFRSGEEVGDDGPWEPNFDDPVYLDKLDHFLAAFAERYDGAPGLRYIDVGSIGDWGEGHTHSGSRKQYNFEQRKKHIDLYANHFKKTQVIATDDFVYSVPDLDERKKMHEYVVSKGLSYRDDSILVDWYITANSDTYTVRSPEYFDAVYRKTPTVFELEHYSGVKRQGNWTPTPGSSLDQFGEGKLGADYFRGALELLHATYIGYHGDAHDWLSDNPELTVELLNQCGYWYFLNRVETPDIFTVGQENEIRIEWKNKGVAPAYHPYKLMLRFEGGGTFGFELDAGNLEWLPDQTAIVDYEINLPKSCTPGEYTLKLKLYSPDAKEDVKLALDPTLIDNEGFYTIGKVTIVHFDG
- a CDS encoding Gfo/Idh/MocA family oxidoreductase, which gives rise to MMKKLRWGVLSTSNFAQTKVVPAMKQCQLCTIDAISSRSLETAKAAAKNLEIPKAYGSYEDLLADSDIDVIYNPLPNHLHVEWSIKALEAGKHVLCEKPVGLSAIDAQRLLNAARAHPELKVMEAFMYRHHPQWVKAKELVDNGSIGELKAIQSVFTYHNLDPKNVRNMPGVEGGGGLMDIGCYCISLSRFIFGDEPTRVCGQLEMDENFKSDRLSSALLDFKQGMASFICATQLETYQRVNLYGTQGRVEIEIPFNAPPDRPCKMWHQHSEKIKEIVFDICDQYTIQGDLFSDAILNNKPVPTPMEDAVNNMKVIDAIQQSVKDNGWVVV
- a CDS encoding glycoside hydrolase family 97 N-terminal domain-containing protein — its product is MKFCVFSTLCLFFASNIQAVEIASPNGEIEANFFIKSTGSQSDCLFYAIQSNEKVIIAPSQIAFRFSGQELFEEHLSVSASDVKLQDSTWKPVYGERSQVRDRYNELTITVAEKNEPHRKINIHVRVYNEGVAFCYEFPKQDALQSFTIESENTEFKFENDSPAWATYSAQGLYEKRPISKIKNGCERPLTVQVSDDCFVSLAEARLVDYARTKFDPTGEGQPGVITALSSDVHAEAPYRTPWRVVMIAESAGALLENNDLILNLNDPCAIEDASWIKPGKVIRETSLTTTGGMACVDFAVRNGLQYIEFDAGWYGLEYDDASDATTITVDPDRSPGPLDLHKVIEYAKQKDIGVIVYVNRRALEKQLDVILPLYKKWGIAGVKYGFVNVGSQKWTAWLHDAVRKAADHQLMVDIHDEYRPTGYSRTYPNLMTQEGIRGDETKPTNDQTLTIFFTRMLAGAGDNTICYYDPRVIENASHAYQLAKAVCFYSPWQFVYWYDSPAEIEQEDNREIEFFAQVPTVWDDTRVLDAAIGEYAVMARRSGDEWFIGCMNAATPRDIRASLSFLEEGVQYEATMYSTDKQLNTRTKVAISKQPVNSTTLLNLHLVKNDGIAIRIAKQNTN